From Carassius auratus strain Wakin chromosome 22, ASM336829v1, whole genome shotgun sequence, a single genomic window includes:
- the LOC113040343 gene encoding lymphoid-restricted membrane protein isoform X1: MNESGRDDSAGALGDSDDSDEDTQTLLAASWESLSIMERLGLKSSVEMTEEEVESAFTQIAVGFHCDQYTLTQRLQAERHERCVAEENLQRELRQSREMLQVLYERLHEADSKKMVQQMENNLQMLESNMDNVLKTAEMLGAAHQEARVSHAVELMSVHMEHLKRRHATESEEMLEVRKLLHRRKGRLHSDSTDDRELFRYSSQQVTDHPTRRRVSITFLPTQSELKHLEASFLENCKASLDAKDRRQEVVPDDSPASSLNQDDDSSVFQSPTQITSLRHRRRYSPTGRAFKGEESKRGEEPNRELCLAPLQRPLLSWRSTCGSIVRMSLLVFVLLMLMLVLLCVVMSVCINN; the protein is encoded by the exons ATGAATGAATCAGGCCGTGATGATTCTGCTGGAGCACTGGGAGACAGTGATGACAGCGATGAGGATACACAGACACTGCTGGCGGCCTCCTGGGAGAGTTTATCCATCATGGAGCGACTGGGATTAAAGAG CAGTGTGGAGATGacggaggaggaggtggag agcgcgTTTACCCAGATTGCAGTGGGGTTTCACTGTGACCAGTACACACTGACCCAGCGGCTGCAGGCTGAGCGACACGAGCGCTGCGTCGCAGAAGAGAACCTGCAGAGAGAGCTGAGACAGAGCAGAGAGATGCTGCAG GTGTTGTATGAGCGCCTACATGAGGCGGACAGCAAAAAGATGGTGCAGCAGATGGAGAACAACCTGCAGATGCTTGAGAGCAACATGGACAATGTCCTCAAAACAGCAGAGATGCTCGGAGCTGCACACCAG GAAGCGCGTGTCAGTCACGCAGTGGAGCTGATGTCAGTACACATGGAGCATCTCAAGAGACGTCACGCTACAGAGAGCGAGGAGATGCTGGAGGTCAGAAAGCTGCTCCACAGGAGGAAAGGTCGATTGCACAGTGACTCCACAG ATGATCGAGAGCTCTTCAGATATTCATCACAACAGGTAACTGATCAT cCGACACGGCGCAGGGTCAGCATCACCTTCCTCCCGACTCAGTCTGAG TTGAAGCATCTAGAGGCTTCGTTTCTGGAGAACTGCAAGGCTAGTTTGGATGCAAAGGACAGGAG ACAGGAAGTAGTTCCAGACGATTCTCCCGCGAGCAGTCTAAACCAAGACGATGACAGCAGCGTGTTTCAAAG TCCAACGCAAATCACGTCACTGCGCCATCGCCGTCGTTATTCTCCTACAGGACGCGCATTTAAGGGGGAGGAGTCAAAACGAGGGGAGGAGCCCAACCGAGAGCT ATGTCTCGCTCCACTACAGCGCCCCCTGTTGTCCTGGAGGTCTACATGCGGAAGCATCGTCAGAATGTCTTTGCTTGTATTCGTCCTGCTGATGCTGATGTTGGTTCTTTTATGTGTTGTCATGAGCGTTTGTATAAACAACTGA
- the LOC113040343 gene encoding lymphoid-restricted membrane protein isoform X2: MNESGRDDSAGALGDSDDSDEDTQTLLAASWESLSIMERLGLKSSVEMTEEEVESAFTQIAVGFHCDQYTLTQRLQAERHERCVAEENLQRELRQSREMLQVLYERLHEADSKKMVQQMENNLQMLESNMDNVLKTAEMLGAAHQEARVSHAVELMSVHMEHLKRRHATESEEMLEVRKLLHRRKGRLHSDSTDDRELFRYSSQQPTRRRVSITFLPTQSELKHLEASFLENCKASLDAKDRRQEVVPDDSPASSLNQDDDSSVFQSPTQITSLRHRRRYSPTGRAFKGEESKRGEEPNRELCLAPLQRPLLSWRSTCGSIVRMSLLVFVLLMLMLVLLCVVMSVCINN; encoded by the exons ATGAATGAATCAGGCCGTGATGATTCTGCTGGAGCACTGGGAGACAGTGATGACAGCGATGAGGATACACAGACACTGCTGGCGGCCTCCTGGGAGAGTTTATCCATCATGGAGCGACTGGGATTAAAGAG CAGTGTGGAGATGacggaggaggaggtggag agcgcgTTTACCCAGATTGCAGTGGGGTTTCACTGTGACCAGTACACACTGACCCAGCGGCTGCAGGCTGAGCGACACGAGCGCTGCGTCGCAGAAGAGAACCTGCAGAGAGAGCTGAGACAGAGCAGAGAGATGCTGCAG GTGTTGTATGAGCGCCTACATGAGGCGGACAGCAAAAAGATGGTGCAGCAGATGGAGAACAACCTGCAGATGCTTGAGAGCAACATGGACAATGTCCTCAAAACAGCAGAGATGCTCGGAGCTGCACACCAG GAAGCGCGTGTCAGTCACGCAGTGGAGCTGATGTCAGTACACATGGAGCATCTCAAGAGACGTCACGCTACAGAGAGCGAGGAGATGCTGGAGGTCAGAAAGCTGCTCCACAGGAGGAAAGGTCGATTGCACAGTGACTCCACAG ATGATCGAGAGCTCTTCAGATATTCATCACAACAG cCGACACGGCGCAGGGTCAGCATCACCTTCCTCCCGACTCAGTCTGAG TTGAAGCATCTAGAGGCTTCGTTTCTGGAGAACTGCAAGGCTAGTTTGGATGCAAAGGACAGGAG ACAGGAAGTAGTTCCAGACGATTCTCCCGCGAGCAGTCTAAACCAAGACGATGACAGCAGCGTGTTTCAAAG TCCAACGCAAATCACGTCACTGCGCCATCGCCGTCGTTATTCTCCTACAGGACGCGCATTTAAGGGGGAGGAGTCAAAACGAGGGGAGGAGCCCAACCGAGAGCT ATGTCTCGCTCCACTACAGCGCCCCCTGTTGTCCTGGAGGTCTACATGCGGAAGCATCGTCAGAATGTCTTTGCTTGTATTCGTCCTGCTGATGCTGATGTTGGTTCTTTTATGTGTTGTCATGAGCGTTTGTATAAACAACTGA